In Planctomycetota bacterium, one DNA window encodes the following:
- a CDS encoding response regulator transcription factor, whose product MVRLLIAVEHRIIREGLRSLLSAEPELEVVGEAQDGGEAVRIAAQLVPDIILMSTDLPGLSGVEATRAIGEAAPSVRVLMLSPHRNTPLVLEALRAGACGYLLQTNSAAECIEAIRAVAAGQTYLSPAVAGAVREDYVAGCRRAAPSPRQCLTARECEVLALIADGYSSKEIARKLCLSTRTVEKHRGRLMEKVGLRGIAELTKFAIREGMTTC is encoded by the coding sequence ATGGTGCGACTGCTGATCGCTGTCGAGCACCGCATCATCCGCGAGGGACTCCGCAGTCTGCTCTCGGCCGAGCCTGAGCTGGAGGTGGTGGGCGAGGCTCAGGACGGTGGGGAAGCGGTTCGCATCGCTGCACAGCTCGTTCCCGACATCATCCTGATGAGCACGGACCTCCCCGGCCTCTCGGGGGTGGAGGCCACGCGCGCCATCGGCGAAGCAGCGCCCTCGGTCAGGGTCCTCATGCTTTCACCCCACAGGAACACGCCGCTGGTTCTCGAAGCCCTGAGGGCGGGCGCCTGCGGCTATCTGCTCCAGACCAACTCTGCCGCCGAGTGCATCGAGGCGATCCGAGCCGTGGCCGCGGGCCAGACGTATCTGAGTCCTGCCGTGGCCGGGGCCGTGCGCGAGGACTATGTGGCGGGATGCCGCCGAGCGGCCCCGTCGCCGCGGCAGTGCCTCACTGCCCGTGAGTGTGAAGTCCTGGCCCTGATCGCCGACGGCTACAGCTCGAAGGAGATCGCTCGCAAGCTGTGCCTGAGCACGCGCACTGTGGAGAAGCACCGGGGGCGTCTGATGGAGAAGGTCGGGCTGCGCGGCATTGCGGAGCTGACCAAGTTCGCCATCAGGGAGGGGATGACCACGTGCTGA